The genomic region TTTCTATACTCCGATTGTAGTCTTTGGAGCATTAGCCTTAGCAATCATACCTCCATTGGTGATCCCCGGTGCAACTTTCTCTACATGGATATATCGAGCCTTAGTGTTCTTAGTTATATCTTGTCCATGTGCGTTAGTAATTTCAATACCATTGGGCTTCTTCGGAGGGATTGGTGGAGCATCGAAGAGAGGTATATTAGTAAAAGGCAGTAACTATCTTGACGCGTTGAACAATGTGGAAACAGTTGTTTTCGATAAGACAGGTACTTTAACTAAAGGTATATTTGAGGTTGTGGATGTTAACCCCCAAGCCGATTTTACTGATGAGGAATTGATTGAATATGCAGCATTTGCTGAAAGTCACTCAAGTCATCCAATTGCACTATCCATTTTGAAAGTCTATAACAAAGATGTCGATGTCACTAAAATTGAAGACTATGAGGAAATTGCAGGTCATGGGATTTTAGCTAAAGTTGGTGGTAAAGAGATTCTTGCCGGAAATAGCAAACTGATGAATAAAGAAAACATTAAATATCAGGAAGTTGAGACTCTGGGTACAATAGTACATGTTGCAGTAGACAAGAAATATGCAGGCAATATTGTAATCTCTGACGCAGTGAAGGAAGATTCAGCTGATGCGATTAAAGGATTGAAGGCATTAGGTGTTAGAAATACTGTTATGCTTACTGGTGATTCGAAGGCAGTTGGGGAAAAAATAGCAACCCAACTTGGAATTGACAAGGTGTATACTGAATTGTTACCGGCCGACAAGGTAGAAAAAATTGAGGCTCTGGATGCTAAGAAATCTCATAAGGGGAAAATTGTATTTGTTGGAGATGGTATCAATGATGCACCAGTACTTGCGAGAGCTGATATTGGCATGGCAATGGGCGGCTTGGGGTCTGATGCTGCAATTGAAGCAGCTGATATAGTTATCATGACGGATGAACCATCAAAAATTGTCACTGCAATTAAAGTAGCAAAAAGGACTAGGAAAATTGTGATGCAAAACATTGTGTTTGCATTAGGGGTTAAAGCCATATTCCTTGCACTTGGTGCGGTGGGAGTTGCAACTATGTGGGAAGCTGTATTCGCTGACATGGGTGTGGCAATAATCGCAATATTAAATGCAATGAGGGTAATGAATACAAAAAGTATATAGGACTACATGATTTATTAACCCCTTGATTTATTTCCTCAAAGATAAAATCAAGGGGTATCTGTATTTAAATTTATAAGGAGGAGAAAATGTTCTATATTTTTATTATCACAATATTGACAGGGATTGATCAGTGGACTAAATATCTTATAGAAACACAATTAAAACCGATAGGTGCTATACCCATAGTTAAAGATATATTCCATTTGACTTATGCAAGGAATACAGGAGCAGCTTTTAGCATATTGAGGGATAAGCAGGCATTTTTAATATTAGTCACAACCATTGTTGTTGGCGCATTAATATACTATTTGATAAAAATATTAAAGACAGGAGAAGTAGCCTTTAAGCTATCCTTGGCGATAATTATTGGTGGAGCTTTAGGAAATCTTATCGATAGAGTTAGATTGAACTATGTAACCGACTTTCTCGATTTCACACTAATTAATTACCCCATATTTAATTTAGCAGACGTATTTGTAGTTTCAGGAGTTGTCATGCTTTCATATATGCTTTTGTTTAAAGGAGCTATGCCCAAAATCTCAAAGATGTGAAATGGGTTTCTGAAAACGCTAAGAAAAAAGGTGTACACCCTCGTTGAGACAGTAGTATTGAAAAGCGCGTCCAGCGAAGCTAGCAAATGCTAACAGGTGAAAGTCCTGTAGATCATAGAGAAAGAGAAGAATAAATTTTAGGAGGCAAATGCAGATAATGGGAAAGGAAACTTTGAGTAATTATTGTTGCGGAAATTTAGGAGAATCATCTTGTGAGGTAGAAAAGAACAATTTTTGTCCTGTATGCGAAAAACAAGGTACTCTTGTTAAAAACATTACAGTAAAGCATATGGTACTTAACGAGTTAACGGAACAAATCGGTGATAACGATTATTATTTATGTATGAATGAGGAATGTGATATTACTTACTATAATACGAAATTTAATGTTAAGTTTAATAAACAACAGGTTAAAGTCCCAATATGGTTTAAGAAAGATGCAGATCCTAAGTATGCTTGTTATTGCAGCGAAGTCACAGAAGATCAGGTAATTGAAGCAGTTGTAAAGCATGGCGCGAAAACCGTAAAAGAAGTGAATGCCATAACTGGGGCAATGAAAAATTCTAATTGTAAAGAAAACAATCCGTTGGGAGTATTGGTCTTATGTCAATATTTTGGACACAAAAAGTCAAACTTTTCATGCTGCACTTCTAGCTAATAATTCACATTGATGTGGAGTGATATAATTTAGTGATGAATGCAGCCTTTTTCTGTTATACCAGCCTTCAATATATTTAAAAATAGCTCTATTAGCTTCTTCGAAGGTACGGTATGTATTTCTATATATTTCTTCCTTTTTTATTGATGAATGGAAAGACTCTATACAAGCATTGTCATAGGGACAACCTTTTTTACTGAATGATTGTATAATATTAAACTCTTTACATAGTTCCTTTAAATCATTACTAGTGTATTGAGA from Clostridium isatidis harbors:
- the lspA gene encoding signal peptidase II — encoded protein: MFYIFIITILTGIDQWTKYLIETQLKPIGAIPIVKDIFHLTYARNTGAAFSILRDKQAFLILVTTIVVGALIYYLIKILKTGEVAFKLSLAIIIGGALGNLIDRVRLNYVTDFLDFTLINYPIFNLADVFVVSGVVMLSYMLLFKGAMPKISKM
- a CDS encoding Csac_0668 family 2Fe-2S cluster-binding (seleno)protein; protein product: MGKETLSNYCCGNLGESSCEVEKNNFCPVCEKQGTLVKNITVKHMVLNELTEQIGDNDYYLCMNEECDITYYNTKFNVKFNKQQVKVPIWFKKDADPKYACYCSEVTEDQVIEAVVKHGAKTVKEVNAITGAMKNSNCKENNPLGVLVLCQYFGHKKSNFSCCTSS